In a single window of the Rhopalosiphum padi isolate XX-2018 chromosome 1, ASM2088224v1, whole genome shotgun sequence genome:
- the LOC132932448 gene encoding uncharacterized protein LOC132932448: MRLENKKSVAIVGCGAAGLAALKHFTAEGSPFTCVSYEQTDNVGGTWVYTDRVGKDKYGLPVHSSMYKSLRTNLPKEIMELQGFPHKGPEDKSYVAANEMLKYLEDYADHFNLRKHIKFHHHVKEISPLAGDRWRVTVIDLQENIVETLEFDGVVVCIGNYSNPAIPEVPGIEKFCGMKIHSHDYRDSSVFKDKSTVVIGCGPSGLDISFDIAKVAKKVYLSHHNQRVKNMKFPSNMVQKIDIKEVVENGIVFQDGSYEQVDSILYCTGYNYKYPFLSPECGIRVENNHVEPLFKHVLNIEHPTMYFIGIPTNTAGFCMIDLQVQFAKTFLEGRAKLPSKEEMIEDTRLDVESRLASGLRPKELHMMGRRSKDYYDSLASLSGLESVSPVVLQIYFDGIDRFMCDFSHFREDKYKLLDKDHYMVKFPNEEEPVMRRQEIVLD, from the exons ATGCGTCTTG aaaataaaaaatcagtGGCGATCGTTGGCTGTGGTGCAGCTGGATTAGCAGCTCTTAAACACTTTACAGCAGAAGGATCTCCATTTACATGTGTATCTTATGAACAGACTGATAACGTTGGTGGCACTTGGGTATATACTGACAGAGTAGGCAAGGATAAATATGGCTTACCAGTTCATTCGAGCATGTACAAAAGTTTAAG gaCAAATTTGCCTAAAGAAATTATGGAACTTCAGGGATTTCCACATAAAGGTCCTGAAGACAAATCATATGTGGCAGCCAATGAAATGCTAAAATATTTGGAAGACTACGCAGACCATTTTAACTTAAGGAAACATATcaag ttccaTCACCACGTAAAAGAAATTAGTCCTTTAGCGGGAGATCGTTGGCGTGTGACTGTAATTGATTTGCAAGAAAATATTGTGGAAACATTGGAATTTGATGGAGTTGTTGTTTGTATCGg TAATTACAGTAATCCTGCAATTCCCGAGGTTCCTGGAATAGAGAAATTTTGCGGAATGAAAATTCATAGCCATGATTATAGAGATTCTTCAGTATTTAAGGACAAAAGTACTGTGGTAATTGGTTGTGGTCCCTCAGGATTAGATATATCATTTGACATTGCAAAAGTAGCAAAAAAA gtttacTTGAGTCATCACAATCAGCGTGTTAAAAACATGAAGTTTCCATCAAATATGGTTCagaaaattgatataaaagaagtagttgaaaatggaatagttTTCCAAGATGGATCTTATGAACAAGTTGATTCAATTTTATACTGTACAG GATACAACTATAAGTACCCATTTCTGAGCCCAGAATGTGGTATTCGTGTAGAGAACAATCATGTAGAGCCACTTTTTAAGCACGTACTGAACATTGAACACCCTACAATGTACTTTATTGGAATTCCAACCAACACCGCTGGTTTCTGTATGATTGATTTACAG gtacaattcGCCAAAACGTTTTTAGAGGGTCGAGCAAAATTACCTAGTAAGGAAGAAATGATTGAGGATACACGTCTAGATGTAGAGTCAAGATTAGCAAGTGGATTACGACCTAAAGAATTACACATGATGGGTCGTAGATCAAAGGATTATTATGATTCATTGGCATCTTTATCGGGACTGGAATCGGTGTCACCTGTTGTTCTACAAATCTACTTTGACGGGATTGATAGATTTATGTGTGATTTCTCACACTTTAGAGaagacaaatacaaattattggaTAAAGATCATTATATGGTTAAATTTCCAAATGAAGAAGAACCAGTAATGAGGAGACAAGAGATTGTTTTAGATTAA
- the LOC132917963 gene encoding gamma-secretase subunit PEN-2, with amino-acid sequence MDVSSNPTTSQANETENQYPEVRIRQNPQTHHVHAGDQTEHRPPPNWRTSIKMDEKLTICRIYYIAGFFLLPFFWLVNFVWHYNDAYLAEPFEEQPQFRRYVLRSGIGFIFWSVLLIGWVFYFQTQRNYYNWDYLTFNFPTGSA; translated from the exons atgg atgtgTCATCAAACCCAACAACTTCACAAGCAAATGAAACTGAAAATCAGTATCCAGAAGTAAGAATTCGTCAAAATCCACAAACCCATCATGTGCATGCTGGAGATCAAACTGAACATAGACCACCCCCAAATTGGAGAACAAGTATAAAAATGGATGAAAAGCTAACTATctgtcgtatatattatattgcaggaTTTTTCTTGTTGCCATTTTTTTGGTTGGTAAATTTTGTATGGCATTATAATGATGCTTACTTAGCTGAACCATTTGAAGAACAGCCACAATTTAGGCGCTATGTTCTGAGATCAGGTATTGGCTTCATTTTTTGGTCTGTGTTACTTATTGGTTGGGTATTTTACTTTCAAACACAaaggaattattataattgggaCTATCTAACCTTTAATTTCCCTACCGGATCTGCTTAA
- the LOC132917607 gene encoding mesoderm induction early response protein 1-like: protein MSKRVTNDRPDYSDPTDDSDGSDFDEVKKKTIMVGSDYQAQIPDGLSKYGDDPPYQNVDKLLWDPHNTTDAVIADYLHHIHQISHGTNILPKGKHVRDDENALFLLLQCGFNTEEALRRVSLNDQMFGRRAMMVWSEEECKNFENGIRCFNKNFYLIQQHRVTTRTVGELVHFYYLWKKTERHDVFASKERLEKKKYALQPGITFYEDGENSVLNQKTNQVGNCLIYCDPKRLQRMETSGVHVTLVDN, encoded by the coding sequence ATGTCCAAGCGAGTTACAAATGATCGCCCTGATTATTCTGATCCTACTGATGATAGTGATGGCAGTGATTTTGATGAAGTgaagaaaaaaactataatgGTAGGTAGTGATTATCAAGCACAAATTCCTGATGGACTATCCAAGTATGGAGATGATCCACCATACCAAAATGTTGATAAACTTCTTTGGGATCCTCATAACACAACTGATGCAGTTATTGCTGACTATCTTCATCATATTCATCAAATTTCTCACGgtacaaatatattacctaAAGGTAAGCATGTACGAGATGATGAAAACGCACTATTTTTACTTTTGCAATGCGGCTTTAATACTGAAGAAGCATTACGTCGAGTTTCATTAAATGATCAAATGTTTGGCCGAAGAGCTATGATGGTTTGGTCAGAAGAAGAATGCAAAAACTTTGAAAATGGCATTCGTTgctttaataaaaacttttatctgATTCAACAACATAGAGTGACTACAAGAACAGTTGGTGAacttgttcatttttattatttatggaaaaaaacaGAAAGGCATGATGTATTTGCTAGTAAAGAACGTctagaaaagaaaaaatatgctCTTCAACcaggtattacattttatgaagACGGAGAAAATTCTGTACTAAATCAAAAGACAAATCAAGTTGGTAATTGTTTAATCTACTGTGATCCAAAACGGTTACAACGAATGGAAACATCAGGTGTACACGTCACTCTAGTGGATAACTAA